GCGCCGCGAGCGGGATGCCCAGCACGTTATAAAAAAATGCCCAGAAAAGATTCTGTCTGATCTTTCTCAAGGTCGCCCGCGAGAGCCCGATTGCGTCCACAACGCTCATCAAATCACCTCGCATCAAGGTAATATCAGAGGCCTCCATGGCGACATCAGTTCCCGTACCGATGGCAAAACCCACGTCCGCCTCGGCCAGCGCAGGCGCGTCGTTGATGCCGTCGCCGACCATGCCAACCGAGCGCCCCGCCTGGCGGAGGCTCTTCACCTTCTCGGCCTTCTCGGCTGGCAACACCTCGGCCATGACGTTATCGATGCCCACCTGGGCCGCAATGGCGCTCGCTGTACGGCGGTTATCGCCCGTCATCATGTATACCTCGATATCCATCTCTTTTAGGGCGCGAACCGCACTGGCAGATGTTTCCTTCGGGGTGTCGGCCACTGCCACCGCCCCGAGAATGCGCTGCTCATCGGCGAGGAACATTACCGTCTTTCCGGCATTCTCTAACTCGGCCATAGCCGACTCATTGTTGCCCAATAATAGACCCCGCTCAGCCATGAGCTTGGTATTTCCAAACCAGAGCGCCTGACCGTCCACAGTTACCTCAAGGCCGTGGCCCGGAATCGCCCGAAACCCCTCCGCCGGAGAAAGGTTGAGCTCATCGGCTTTGGCCCGCTCCAATATTGCCGCTCCCAGGGGATGCTCTGAGCCTTGCTCGGCACTCGCCGCAAGCCGAAGAAGCTCTTCGTTTTCAATTTCAAACGGAATGATATCCGTCACAATGGGCTTTCCGTTTGTAAGAGTCCCCGTTTTGTCTAAAATTATCGCGTCGAGTTTGTGTGCCGTCTCAAGCGACTCGCCCCCTTTTATGAGCACACCCGCCTCGGCGCCCTTTCCGGTCCCGACCATGATGGCGGTCGGGGTGGCTAGTCCCAACGCGCACGGGCAGGCGATCACCAGAACGGCAACGGCGTTCACCAGCGCGGGTGCGAAGCCGGCGTAGTAGTACCAAAGAGCCGATGTCACCACCGCGATAACGATGACGATAGGAACGAAAACACCCGAGATTTGGTCCGCGAGGCGCTGAATCGGCGCTTTTGAGCCCTGTGCCTGCTCGACGAGTTTAATAATCTGAGCAAGTACGGTGTCGCGTCCTATCTTGCGGGCGCGAAATTGGACAGCACCAGTGCCATTGATTGTTGCGCCGGTAACAGAATCTCCCTGCCTCTTTTCAACCGGAATGCTCTCGCCCGTGATCATCGACTCATCAACCGAAGTCGCGCCCTCGGTGATGTCGCCATCCACCGGGAACCTTTCGCCTGGCCTGACAAGCACCAGATCGTCCACAACCACCTGCTCG
Above is a window of Nitrospinaceae bacterium DNA encoding:
- a CDS encoding copper-translocating P-type ATPase; this translates as MPETKESELTQTEIPVEGMTCAACSARIERRLSALEGVAVANVNLATARASVTYNPEKVTPSGIADRIVQTGFRVPEKSIELAVGGMTCAACSARVDKRLNALDGVSSATVNLATERALISYRPGVVSVDNLIERVEKTGYTASEVGDDAGEAERAEKEKKARRELWLLMASALLSLPLLYQMKGHLPGGGEISELPRWWQLALATPVQFIAGWRFYRGAYHSLRGGGANMDVLVALGTSAAYLHSLAVTAMGLDEMFVYFEASAVLITLILFGKVLEGRAMGRTSDAIKKLMGLQAKVARVLRGGEEREIPIEQVVVDDLVLVRPGERFPVDGDITEGATSVDESMITGESIPVEKRQGDSVTGATINGTGAVQFRARKIGRDTVLAQIIKLVEQAQGSKAPIQRLADQISGVFVPIVIVIAVVTSALWYYYAGFAPALVNAVAVLVIACPCALGLATPTAIMVGTGKGAEAGVLIKGGESLETAHKLDAIILDKTGTLTNGKPIVTDIIPFEIENEELLRLAASAEQGSEHPLGAAILERAKADELNLSPAEGFRAIPGHGLEVTVDGQALWFGNTKLMAERGLLLGNNESAMAELENAGKTVMFLADEQRILGAVAVADTPKETSASAVRALKEMDIEVYMMTGDNRRTASAIAAQVGIDNVMAEVLPAEKAEKVKSLRQAGRSVGMVGDGINDAPALAEADVGFAIGTGTDVAMEASDITLMRGDLMSVVDAIGLSRATLRKIRQNLFWAFFYNVLGIPLAALGFLSPVVAGAAMAFSSVSVVSNTLLLRRWRPER